From Candidatus Neomarinimicrobiota bacterium, the proteins below share one genomic window:
- a CDS encoding anti-phage deoxyguanosine triphosphatase: protein MSDVMQTDFYNDFDRETLEPRGKKDYRSVFQVDRDRILYSPAFRKLQSKTQVFLSGTYDFYRTRLTHSLEVAQIGRSIANVLNRNVLRENAIDSDLIEGICLTHDIGNPPFGHAGEAALNELMRHAGGFEGNAQTLKIVTEKIHDSDEGDEGMKPSRAFIDGIMKYKILWSESDQKGKFLYDDQKSYVEFLSPDGTLYRERSLECSIMNWADDVAYALHDLLDGYQAGFISRKNVYEWAVNHHIQGQEEQVIQRLLDPLEYKVRFEKYIAARTGDYIENVTLTPSDHPMKDISNRYKYTLKIPEEIIREIEVYKQVAVDLMFKSPQLEQIEFKGQYILKRIFSTFLQGNPESFHLNRRILPEEVRSRLNKIPENDYTQSARIICDYLAEQTDQSLPRLYKRLFDPDYGSFSDLI from the coding sequence ATGTCAGATGTGATGCAAACTGATTTTTATAATGATTTTGACCGTGAAACCCTGGAGCCGCGGGGCAAAAAAGATTACCGGTCGGTATTCCAGGTGGATCGTGACCGGATTTTATACAGCCCGGCCTTCCGGAAACTCCAGAGTAAAACCCAGGTTTTTCTTAGCGGAACCTATGATTTCTACCGCACCCGCCTGACCCACAGCCTGGAAGTCGCCCAGATCGGCCGCTCCATAGCAAATGTCCTGAATCGCAATGTCCTCAGAGAAAATGCTATTGATTCGGATCTGATCGAGGGAATCTGCCTGACTCATGATATTGGTAATCCCCCCTTTGGTCATGCCGGTGAAGCGGCCTTGAACGAACTCATGCGTCATGCCGGCGGTTTCGAGGGGAATGCCCAGACATTAAAAATTGTCACGGAAAAAATTCATGACAGTGATGAAGGGGACGAAGGGATGAAACCCTCCCGGGCTTTTATCGACGGGATTATGAAATATAAGATTCTGTGGTCTGAAAGTGACCAAAAGGGCAAATTTCTCTACGATGACCAGAAGTCTTATGTGGAATTCCTCAGTCCTGACGGAACCTTGTATCGTGAGCGGAGCCTGGAATGCAGTATTATGAACTGGGCCGATGATGTGGCCTATGCTCTCCATGATCTGCTGGACGGTTATCAGGCAGGCTTTATTTCCCGGAAAAATGTCTACGAATGGGCCGTAAATCACCATATTCAGGGGCAAGAAGAGCAGGTGATACAGCGCCTGTTGGATCCACTGGAATACAAAGTGCGCTTTGAAAAATACATAGCTGCCCGAACGGGTGATTATATTGAAAATGTGACCCTGACCCCTTCGGATCATCCCATGAAAGATATCAGTAACCGATATAAATACACTCTTAAAATCCCCGAAGAAATTATCCGGGAAATTGAGGTATACAAGCAGGTTGCCGTGGATCTGATGTTTAAGTCCCCACAGCTGGAGCAAATTGAATTTAAGGGACAGTATATTCTGAAACGGATTTTTTCTACTTTTCTCCAGGGGAATCCTGAATCATTTCATCTGAACCGCCGCATACTCCCCGAAGAGGTCCGAAGCCGGCTCAATAAAATCCCCGAAAATGATTATACCCAATCCGCCCGGATCATCTGTGATTACCTGGCAGAACAAACGGACCAGTCTTTGCCGCGACTGTATAAACGACTTTTCGATCCGGATTACGGTTCTTTTTCTGATTTGATATGA
- the lipB gene encoding lipoyl(octanoyl) transferase LipB, which produces MKTLTLWTPGLVEYGKAWDAQKRIHALRREDKIGDTLILLEHPHVYTIGRHGDRSNILFDDETLREKGISVYHIDRGGDVTYHGPGQLVGYPIFHYKNLGFSTRRFVHSIEEVMIITLARFGLTAKRDPLYPGVWIGSNKICAIGLRVIDGVSMHGFALNLRTDPAYFGGIIACGIQDRGVTSLEMEMKKQGNPMPDQKTVISELTTTFKEVYGFHRIQSFSDKSSVPGLS; this is translated from the coding sequence ATGAAAACGCTTACCCTTTGGACTCCGGGCCTTGTAGAATACGGAAAAGCCTGGGACGCACAAAAACGAATCCATGCCCTTCGCCGTGAAGACAAAATCGGTGATACTTTAATTCTTTTGGAACATCCCCATGTATATACCATCGGTCGTCATGGGGACCGGAGCAATATCCTGTTTGATGATGAAACGCTTCGGGAAAAGGGGATTTCTGTATATCACATTGACCGGGGAGGCGATGTGACCTATCACGGGCCAGGTCAGTTGGTGGGATATCCCATTTTTCACTATAAAAATTTAGGCTTTTCAACCCGTCGCTTTGTTCATTCCATTGAAGAGGTAATGATCATAACTCTTGCCCGTTTCGGACTGACAGCAAAACGGGATCCCCTATATCCCGGTGTGTGGATCGGTTCCAATAAAATCTGTGCCATTGGTCTCCGGGTGATTGACGGCGTGTCCATGCACGGATTTGCCCTGAATCTTCGAACCGATCCGGCCTATTTCGGGGGAATTATTGCCTGTGGTATTCAGGACCGGGGGGTAACATCCCTTGAAATGGAAATGAAAAAGCAAGGAAATCCTATGCCGGATCAAAAAACCGTTATTTCAGAACTCACGACCACTTTTAAAGAAGTGTATGGATTTCACCGGATTCAGTCGTTTTCAGACAAATCATCTGTTCCCGGTTTAAGTTGA
- a CDS encoding DNA recombination protein RmuC — MTDILVIGSTVLILVFLIILLIRLRPKRFESVIREEFTPLRDSLIIQQGKIEDLPEKTESRLKEHQSRLFTELKDILHHAQLESTRQISNFQEHLSTVLGKNSKQLTEEFGLFKDNLNQILTRNFEKLTETTESKLTQIDQKVLENLNEGFKKTNETFNNVIERLAKIDEAQRKIDSLSTNVISLQDILTDKKSRGIFGEVQLHQILSAVFGDRNEQIYRLQYTLSNGMVADAVLFIPEPTGMICIDSKFPLENFKRMTDRSLDELQRKRSADLFKKDIRKHIDDIASKYIIPGETSSQAIMFLPAEAIFAELHAYHYDLVDYSWKHRVSMVSPSTFLALLNTTQTILNDMKRKEYADIIQKEIMKLAEDFKRYRLRWDNLTKHIDTVQKDVKEIHTSTEKITKSFDRISNVEIEREDEAVSQLKPGTDDLSEND; from the coding sequence ATGACAGATATTCTGGTCATCGGAAGTACAGTTCTTATTCTTGTTTTCCTCATCATTCTCCTCATCCGCCTAAGGCCAAAACGGTTTGAATCGGTCATCCGGGAGGAATTCACACCTCTTCGGGATTCCCTCATCATCCAGCAGGGGAAAATCGAAGACCTGCCGGAAAAAACCGAATCCCGCCTGAAAGAGCACCAATCCCGCCTTTTTACGGAACTGAAAGATATTCTCCACCATGCCCAGCTTGAATCCACCCGTCAAATCAGCAACTTCCAGGAACATTTGTCCACCGTCCTGGGAAAAAACAGCAAACAGCTGACAGAAGAATTCGGCCTGTTTAAAGATAACCTGAACCAGATTTTAACCCGAAATTTTGAAAAACTGACGGAGACAACAGAAAGCAAGCTGACCCAGATAGACCAAAAAGTACTGGAAAACCTGAATGAGGGTTTTAAAAAGACCAACGAAACCTTTAACAACGTGATTGAGCGGTTGGCAAAGATCGATGAGGCCCAACGAAAAATCGACAGCCTTTCCACCAACGTCATTTCCCTTCAGGATATCCTCACAGATAAAAAAAGCCGGGGGATTTTCGGAGAGGTCCAGCTTCACCAGATTTTAAGTGCCGTCTTCGGGGACCGGAACGAGCAGATTTACCGTCTGCAGTATACCTTATCCAATGGAATGGTGGCGGATGCCGTTCTCTTTATTCCCGAACCTACCGGGATGATTTGCATTGATTCCAAATTTCCCCTGGAAAATTTCAAACGCATGACGGACCGGTCTTTGGATGAATTGCAGCGTAAGCGGAGTGCTGACCTGTTTAAGAAAGACATCCGAAAACACATCGATGATATCGCCTCCAAATATATTATACCCGGCGAAACATCCTCGCAGGCTATCATGTTTTTACCTGCAGAAGCAATTTTTGCCGAACTTCACGCCTATCATTATGATCTGGTGGATTACTCCTGGAAACACAGAGTCAGTATGGTCTCTCCTTCTACCTTTCTGGCCCTTTTAAACACCACCCAGACCATCCTCAATGATATGAAACGAAAAGAATACGCGGATATCATCCAGAAAGAGATCATGAAACTGGCCGAGGATTTTAAGCGGTACCGATTACGATGGGATAACCTGACAAAACATATCGATACCGTTCAAAAAGATGTGAAAGAGATACATACATCCACAGAAAAAATCACCAAATCTTTTGACCGAATTTCTAATGTGGAAATTGAACGGGAAGATGAAGCGGTAAGTCAACTTAAACCGGGAACAGATGATTTGTCTGAAAACGACTGA
- a CDS encoding DUF3467 domain-containing protein, with the protein MNDEKNQKSKKMEINLSEQKASGDYSNLAIVTHSASEFILDFCQVLPGMPKANVASRIILNPQHAKALLKTLEVNIHRYEQSFGEIKEIRHPQNQTINLKPKKDIIN; encoded by the coding sequence ATGAACGACGAAAAGAATCAAAAATCGAAGAAGATGGAGATCAACCTGAGTGAACAAAAAGCTTCAGGTGATTACTCAAACCTGGCCATTGTTACCCATTCCGCGTCGGAGTTTATTCTGGACTTCTGCCAGGTCCTTCCCGGTATGCCTAAAGCAAACGTGGCATCCAGGATCATTTTGAATCCGCAACATGCCAAAGCCCTTTTAAAGACTCTTGAAGTCAACATTCACCGGTATGAACAATCTTTTGGGGAAATCAAAGAAATCCGTCATCCCCAGAATCAGACCATCAATCTGAAGCCTAAAAAAGATATCATCAACTAA